A genomic window from Paramormyrops kingsleyae isolate MSU_618 chromosome 23, PKINGS_0.4, whole genome shotgun sequence includes:
- the ehmt2 gene encoding histone-lysine N-methyltransferase EHMT2 isoform X8: MAPIKKKVEKEGGKKKEMITVEVKKEIIEKHERRMRVADIARFYNKSTSTICTILKKKEEIRGLDAAKGVTRVSKQRPHVLEDVEKLLLVWINEKQLAGDTVTETFICEKAKTLYTDLVSKLPGTSTENEGFKASRGWFDNFKKRSGIHSVVRHREAAISDAKAAEAFAVEFQKLMVSECYLPQQVFNCDEMGLFWKKMPKRTYITAEENAMPGHKPMKDRLTLLLCANASGDFKVKPLLVYHSENPRAFKKCRVQKNQLNVMWRSNRKAWVTRILFIEWINEVFGPAVKKYLLEKNLPLKVLLVMDNAPAHSPGLEDDLLEEFEFIKVKFLPPNTTPLLQPMDQQVISNFKKLYTKALFQQCFEVTEGTNLTLREFWKNHFHIVNCLKIIDKAWDGVTKRTLNSAWRKLWSDCVLGHGFEGFAHEQEPPVVNEIVSLGKTLGLEVNEEDIQELVEEHGQELTTDELMDLRREQQQEVMEEISSEEQPRQIDRFSKGLLKDKVPSEDKVAEPDPNVVTPTLQTNAGELYGTAVVPAETKPMGGLLSSQKEAEKEGVKEDEEGGKSGASATASGKGLTGHAAKTLPPSSSSPSLSSSPGRAKMSLSGPASKSVATPFPSSSPGSLVTCVAPQPKIHRARKTMNRPPPTQGRCLESPFAPAKPVDPNSSAAPEADAAVKKRKVGPNSDSQALPTKRTENGAEAAVEVVDTPPAPAKAGPVTEQQADWLVPWDGDGIMYNYQDTEGGDSDSKSGDGTIEARLSEGDVESGNLSDRSSGSERQTGKWKEGGKSPWTRPGRRKRKERLREEETEMEMEEVVSIAASAPAAAPPAGISSEYTEVPLGSLDISAADSLTLSPHQAEDSEAGDTERLEELPLCSCRMEAPRVDGLSGRGGRLCMATESINGELVGCTNTIVKGETMRPSSRVSLMVLCENHRSHMVQHHCCPGCGYFCITGTFLECCPDLRITHRFHRGCVSVLGGGRDRGFGLGAMLFCPHCGEDASEAREVTIPPPSPASASSAAVVTASASTTTPSLPLPLPSSLPLGVTAGVFGSGRRPEAPSSARMRGRGEVRRGPEQQQSGAGGSVDVALPGDSGVDSVGPSLCLPNGKPICPSALSVGASRAALQKAILNQDTERRKKLRFHPRQLYPATKQGEVQRVLLMLMEGIDPAYQSDSQNRRCALHAAAQRGFLEICYLLIQAGAKVDTPDKSLRTPLLEAIINNHVEVVRYLIQSGACVYHTEDDGSTGLHHAAKLGNLDIVNLLLGTGQVDINAQDSGGWTPIIWAAEHRHIAVIRALLNRGADVTLNDKEMNVCLHWASFAGSVEIAELLLNAGCPLSSVNVHGDTPLHIASREGYLDCVTLFLSRGAEIDIKNREGDTPLSLARCDSPVWVSLQINRKLRKGIANRILRTEKIICSDVAQGYENVPIPCVNGVDEEGCPSDYKYISENCETSAMNIDRNITHLQHCSCTDDCSSSNCLCGQLSIRCWYDKDRRLLQEFNKIEPPLIFECNLACSCYRTCKNRVVQAGIKVRLQLYRTEKMGWGVRALQDIPQGSFICEYVGELISDAEADVREDDSYLFDLDNKDGEVYCIDARYYGNISRFINHLCDPNIIPVRVFMLHQDLRFPRIAFFSSRDILTGQELGFDYGDRFWDIKSKYFTCQCGSEKCKHSAEAIALEQSRLARLEACPEVGPDPGLALLSSS; encoded by the exons ATGGCCCCCATCAAGAAAAAGGTTGAAAAGGAAGGCGGTAAGAAGAAGGAGATGATTACGGTGGAAGTTAAGAAGGAAATCATCGAGAAGCACGAACGACGTATGCGAGTGGCCGACATTGCAAGATTTTATAACAAATCTACGTCGACGATTTGCACAATATTAAAGAAGAAAGAAGAAATAAGGGGGCTAGATGCAGCAAAAGGAGTCACGAGAGTATCAAAGCAACGGCCACATGTTCTGGAAGATGTAGAAAAGTTGCTTCTTGTGTGGATAAATGAGAAGCAACTAGCAGGTGATACTGTAACGGAGACCTTCATCTGCGAGAAGGCAAAGACCTTGTACACCGACCTCGTAAGTAAACTGCCAGGTACATCGACAGAAAACGAAGGCTTCAAGGCGAGCAGGGGATGGTTTGATAACTTTAAGAAGAGAAGTGGCATCCATAGTGTTGTGAGGCACCGAGAGGCTGCGATTTCGGACGCTAAGGCAGCTGAGGCGTTTGCTGTTGAGTTCCAGAAGCTCATGGTTTCTGAGTGTTACCTGCCGCAGCAAGTTTTTAACTGCGATGAGATGGGGCTTTTTTGGAAAAAGATGCCAAAGAGGACCTACATTACAGCAGAAGAGAATGCGATGCCCGGTCACAAGCCCATGAAAGACCGTCTcaccctcttgctgtgtgctaATGCAAGCGGGGATTTCAAAGTCAAGCCCCTGCTCGTGTATCATTCCGAGAATCCACGAGCCTTCAAGAAATGCAGGGTGCAGAAGAACCAGTTAAACGTTATGTGGAGGTCCAACCGCAAGGCTTGGGTCACTCGTATCTTGTTCATTGAGTGGATCAATGAGGTCTTTGGTCCTGCAGTGAAGAAATACCTTTTAGAAAAGAATCTGCCACTCAAAGTCTTGCTAGTTATGGATAATGCTCCTGCTCATTCTCCAGGCCTTGAGGATGACTTACTGGAGGAATTCGAGTTCATTAAGGTCAAGTTCCTTCCTCCCAACACCACTCCACTACTCCAGCCCATGGATCAGCAGGTCATTTCGAACTTTAAAAAGCTTTACACCAAAGCTCTATTTCAGCAATGCTTCGAGGTGACTGAAGGAACAAACCTTACCCTCCGAGAGTTTTGGAAAAATCATTTCCACATAGTGAACTGCCTCAAGATCATCGATAAAGCCTGGGATGGGGTCACCAAGAGAACCCTCAATTCTGCTTGGAGAAAACTGTGGTCTGATTGTGTTCTTGGACATGGCTTTGAGGGGTTTGCTCATGAACAGGAGCCACCAGTTGTCAATGAGATTGTGTCTTTGGGGAAGACCTTGGGGCTGGAGGTGAATGAGGAAGATATTCAAGAGCTGGTGGAGGAGCATGGCCAGGAGCTGACCACCGACGAACTGATGGATCTGCGTCGCGAGCAACAGCAAGAGGTTATGGAGGAGATCTCGTCTGAGGAG cAGCCACGACAGATTGACAgattttcaaag GGCCTCCTGAAAGACAAGGTACCATCTGAAGACAAGGTAGCAGAGCCAGATCCGAATGTTGTAACACCGACACTACAGACGAATGCAG GTGAGCTGTATGGTACAGCAGTGGTTCCCGCGGAGACGAAGCCCATGGGTGGCTTGTTGTCGTCACAGAAGGAGGCGGAGAAAGAAGGAGTgaaggaggatgaggaaggggGCAAATCTGGAGCCTCCGCCACAGCATCGGGTAAAGGTCTGACAG GCCATGCAGCCAAGACTCTTCCTCCCTCCTCTTCGTCACCCTCGCTGTCCTCGTCACCCGGCAGAGCAAAGATGAGCCTCTCTGGTCCGGCCAGTAAATCTGTCGCAACCCCGTTCCCGTCGTCGTCCCCTGGCTCCTTGGTCACGTGTGTGGCCCCCCAGCCCAAAATCCACCGGGCGCGTAAAacaatgaacagaccgcccccGACGCAG GGGAGGTGTTTGGAGTCGCCCTTCGCGCCGGCTAAGCCAGTGGACCCTAACTCCAGTGCCGCCCCGGAGGCTGATGCAG CAGTGAAGAAACGCAAAGTGGGCCCCAATTCGGACTCCCAGGCGCTGCCCACCAAGCGGACAGAAAACGGTGCTGAGGCAGCAGTAGAG GTGGTGGACACTCCCCCTGCACCGGCAAAGGCCGGGCCGGTGACAGAGCAGcaagctgattggctggtgcCCTGGGATGGGGATGGCATTATGTACAACTACCAAGACACCGAGGGGGGGGACTCTGACAGCAAG TCTGGGGATGGAACAATCGAGGCCCGTTTGAGCGAAGGTGATGTGGAGTCTGGAAACTTGTCTGATCGT AGCTCGGGGTCCGAGAGGCAAACAGGGAAGTGGAAAGAAGGTGGCAAGTCTCCGTGGACCAGGCCAGGGCGAAGGAAAAGGAAAGAGAGACTGAGGGAGGAAGAGACTGAGATGGAGATGGAGGAAG TAGTGTCCATAGCAGCCTCTGCTCCAGctgcagcgccacctgctggaatCTCCAGTGAATACACGGAGGTTCCCCTGGGCTCCCTCGACATCTCCGCTGCCGACAGCCTGACTCTCTCTCCCCACCAAG CAGAGGACAGCGAGGCCGGGGACACGGAGCGCCTGGAAGAGCTGCCCTTGTGCAGCTGCAGGATGGAGGCTCCCCGTGTGGATGGCCTGAGTGGCCGGGGGGGGCGGCTCTGCATGGCCACGGAGAGCATAAACGGGGAG CTGGTGGGCTGTACCAACACCATCGTGAAGGGGGAGACGATGCGGCCCTCCAGCAGGGTCTCCCTCATGGTGCTGTGCGAGAATCACCGATCCCACATGGTGCAGCACCACTGCTGCCCGGGCTGCGGCTACTTCTGCATCACG GGCACCTTCTTGGAATGCTGTCCCGACCTACGCATCACTCACCGCTTCCACCGCGGCTGCGTgtctgtcctgggggggggcagagatcGGGGCTTCGGCCTGGGCGCCATGCTCTTCTGCCCCCACTGCGGCGAGGACGCCTCCGAGGCCCGCGAGGTCaccataccccccccctccccggcgaGCGCGTCCTCGGCAGCCGTCGTCACGGCGTCCGCCTCCACCACCAcgccctccctgcccctccCGCTCCCGTCGTCTCTGCCCCTCGGCGTGACGGCCGGGGTGTTCGGCAGTGGGCGGAGACCCGAGGCCCCGAGCAG TGCACGGATGCGTGGCCGAGGGGAAGTGAGGCGGGGCCCCGAGCAGCAGCAGTCAGGTGCGGGGGGGAGTGTAGACGTAGCCCTGCCGGGGGACAGCGGAGTGGACAGCGTGGGGCCCTCTCTCTGTTTGCCGAATGGAAAGCCCATATGCCCCAGCGCACTTTCTGTAGgtgccagcagggcggcgctgcAGAAGGCTATACTGAACCAGGACACAGAGAG gagGAAGAAGCTGAGGTTTCACCCTCGTCAGCTCTACCCAGCGACCAAACAGGGTGAAGTACAAAGAGTGCTGCTCATGCTCA TGGAGGGTATCGACCCAGCCTATCAGTCGGACTCTCAGAACCGCCGCTGCGCCCTGCACGCCGCCGCCCAGAGGGGCTTCCTGGAGATCTGCTACCTGCTTATACAG GCAGGTGCCAAAGTGGACACCCCGGACAAATCGCTGAGGACGCCCCTGCTGGAAGCCATCATTAACAACCACGTGGAGGTGGTGCGTTACCTGATCCAGAGCGGGGCCTGCGTCTATCACACG GAGGACGATGGCTCTACTGGGCTGCACCACGCAGCCAAACTGGGCAACCTGGACATTGTAAATCTCCTCCTAGGAACAGGACAAGTTGACATCAACGCACAG GACAGTGGAGGTTGGACCCCCATCATCTGGGCCGCGGAGCACCGACACATCGCCGTCATCCGGGCGCTGCTGAATCGGGGCGCGGACGTCACCCTCAATGACAAA GAGATGAACGTGTGTCTGCACTGGGCTTCCTTTGCTGGCAGTGTGGAGATCGCCGAGCTGTTGCTGAATGCTGGCTGCCCCCTATCCTCCGTCAACGTACACGGGGACACCCCGCTGCACATAGCATCCCGCGAGGGCTACCTGGACTGCGTCAC GCTGTTCCTCTCACGGGGGGCGGAAATCGACATTAAAAATCGGGAGGGGGACACCCCCCTCTCTTTGGCACGATGTGATTCGCCAGTCTGGGTGTCGCTCCAGATCAACAGGAAGCTGCGGAAGGGGATAGCCAATCGCATTTTGCGCACAGAAAAGATCATATGCAG CGACGTTGCCCAGGGATACGAGAACGTGCCCATACCCTGCGTGAATGGGGTGGATGAGGAAGGATGTCCCTCTGACTACAAGTACATCTCTGAGAACTGCGAGACCTCTGCCATGAACATAGACCGCAATATCACACACTTACAG cATTGCAGTTGCACAGATGACTGCTCCTCCAGTAACTGCCTGTGTGGACAGCTCAGTATCCGCTGCTGGTACGACAAG GACCGACGGCTTCTCCAAGAGTTCAATAAGATCGAACCTCCGCTCATCTTTGAGTGCAACCTGGCCTGCTCCTGCTATCGCACGTGCAAGAACAGGGTGGTCCAAGCAGGCATCAA GGTGCGTCTTCAGCTGTACCGCACCGAGAAGATGGGCTGGGGTGTGAGAGCCCTACAGGACATCCCTCAGGGAAGCTTCATCTGCGA ATATGTAGGAGAATTGATTTCTGATGCGGAGGCTGATGTAAGAGAAGATGACTCTTATCTTTTTGACCTGGACAACAAG GACGGGGAGGTGTATTGCATCGATGCGCGCTATTATGGCAACATCAGCCGCTTCATTAACCACCTGTGTGATCCCAACATAATCCCGGTGCGCGTATTCATGCTGCACCAAGACCTGCGGTTTCCGCGCATTGCCTTCTTCAGCTCCCGTGACATTCTGACGGGACAGGAGTTGGG GTTTGACTACGGAGATCGTTTCTGGGACATCAAGAGCAAGTACTTCACCTGCCAGTGCGGCTCAGAGAAATGTAAACATTCAGCTGAGGCCATCGCCCTGGAGCAGAGCAGGCTGGCGCGCCTGGAGGCCTGCCCCGAAGTCGGCCCTGACCCGGGTCTTGCTCTCCTGAGCAGTTCCTAG
- the ehmt2 gene encoding histone-lysine N-methyltransferase EHMT2 isoform X3, whose amino-acid sequence MAPIKKKVEKEGGKKKEMITVEVKKEIIEKHERRMRVADIARFYNKSTSTICTILKKKEEIRGLDAAKGVTRVSKQRPHVLEDVEKLLLVWINEKQLAGDTVTETFICEKAKTLYTDLVSKLPGTSTENEGFKASRGWFDNFKKRSGIHSVVRHREAAISDAKAAEAFAVEFQKLMVSECYLPQQVFNCDEMGLFWKKMPKRTYITAEENAMPGHKPMKDRLTLLLCANASGDFKVKPLLVYHSENPRAFKKCRVQKNQLNVMWRSNRKAWVTRILFIEWINEVFGPAVKKYLLEKNLPLKVLLVMDNAPAHSPGLEDDLLEEFEFIKVKFLPPNTTPLLQPMDQQVISNFKKLYTKALFQQCFEVTEGTNLTLREFWKNHFHIVNCLKIIDKAWDGVTKRTLNSAWRKLWSDCVLGHGFEGFAHEQEPPVVNEIVSLGKTLGLEVNEEDIQELVEEHGQELTTDELMDLRREQQQEVMEEISSEEQPRQIDRFSKGLLKDKVPSEDKVAEPDPNVVTPTLQTNAGELYGTAVVPAETKPMGGLLSSQKEAEKEGVKEDEEGGKSGASATASGKGLTGHAAKTLPPSSSSPSLSSSPGRAKMSLSGPASKSVATPFPSSSPGSLVTCVAPQPKIHRARKTMNRPPPTQGRCLESPFAPAKPVDPNSSAAPEADAAVKKRKVGPNSDSQALPTKRTENGAEAAVEVVDTPPAPAKAGPVTEQQADWLVPWDGDGIMYNYQDTEGGDSDSKSGDGTIEARLSEGDVESGNLSDRSSGSERQTGKWKEGGKSPWTRPGRRKRKERLREEETEMEMEEVVSIAASAPAAAPPAGISSEYTEVPLGSLDISAADSLTLSPHQEDSEAGDTERLEELPLCSCRMEAPRVDGLSGRGGRLCMATESINGELVGCTNTIVKGETMRPSSRVSLMVLCENHRSHMVQHHCCPGCGYFCITGTFLECCPDLRITHRFHRGCVSVLGGGRDRGFGLGAMLFCPHCGEDASEAREVTIPPPSPASASSAAVVTASASTTTPSLPLPLPSSLPLGVTAGVFGSGRRPEAPSSARMRGRGEVRRGPEQQQSGAGGSVDVALPGDSGVDSVGPSLCLPNGKPICPSALSVGASRAALQKAILNQDTERRKKLRFHPRQLYPATKQGEVQRVLLMLMEGIDPAYQSDSQNRRCALHAAAQRGFLEICYLLIQAGAKVDTPDKSLRTPLLEAIINNHVEVVRYLIQSGACVYHTEDDGSTGLHHAAKLGNLDIVNLLLGTGQVDINAQVGARGRGSRLGSWQGDPGQQDSGGWTPIIWAAEHRHIAVIRALLNRGADVTLNDKEMNVCLHWASFAGSVEIAELLLNAGCPLSSVNVHGDTPLHIASREGYLDCVTLFLSRGAEIDIKNREGDTPLSLARCDSPVWVSLQINRKLRKGIANRILRTEKIICSDVAQGYENVPIPCVNGVDEEGCPSDYKYISENCETSAMNIDRNITHLQHCSCTDDCSSSNCLCGQLSIRCWYDKDRRLLQEFNKIEPPLIFECNLACSCYRTCKNRVVQAGIKVRLQLYRTEKMGWGVRALQDIPQGSFICEYVGELISDAEADVREDDSYLFDLDNKDGEVYCIDARYYGNISRFINHLCDPNIIPVRVFMLHQDLRFPRIAFFSSRDILTGQELGFDYGDRFWDIKSKYFTCQCGSEKCKHSAEAIALEQSRLARLEACPEVGPDPGLALLSSS is encoded by the exons ATGGCCCCCATCAAGAAAAAGGTTGAAAAGGAAGGCGGTAAGAAGAAGGAGATGATTACGGTGGAAGTTAAGAAGGAAATCATCGAGAAGCACGAACGACGTATGCGAGTGGCCGACATTGCAAGATTTTATAACAAATCTACGTCGACGATTTGCACAATATTAAAGAAGAAAGAAGAAATAAGGGGGCTAGATGCAGCAAAAGGAGTCACGAGAGTATCAAAGCAACGGCCACATGTTCTGGAAGATGTAGAAAAGTTGCTTCTTGTGTGGATAAATGAGAAGCAACTAGCAGGTGATACTGTAACGGAGACCTTCATCTGCGAGAAGGCAAAGACCTTGTACACCGACCTCGTAAGTAAACTGCCAGGTACATCGACAGAAAACGAAGGCTTCAAGGCGAGCAGGGGATGGTTTGATAACTTTAAGAAGAGAAGTGGCATCCATAGTGTTGTGAGGCACCGAGAGGCTGCGATTTCGGACGCTAAGGCAGCTGAGGCGTTTGCTGTTGAGTTCCAGAAGCTCATGGTTTCTGAGTGTTACCTGCCGCAGCAAGTTTTTAACTGCGATGAGATGGGGCTTTTTTGGAAAAAGATGCCAAAGAGGACCTACATTACAGCAGAAGAGAATGCGATGCCCGGTCACAAGCCCATGAAAGACCGTCTcaccctcttgctgtgtgctaATGCAAGCGGGGATTTCAAAGTCAAGCCCCTGCTCGTGTATCATTCCGAGAATCCACGAGCCTTCAAGAAATGCAGGGTGCAGAAGAACCAGTTAAACGTTATGTGGAGGTCCAACCGCAAGGCTTGGGTCACTCGTATCTTGTTCATTGAGTGGATCAATGAGGTCTTTGGTCCTGCAGTGAAGAAATACCTTTTAGAAAAGAATCTGCCACTCAAAGTCTTGCTAGTTATGGATAATGCTCCTGCTCATTCTCCAGGCCTTGAGGATGACTTACTGGAGGAATTCGAGTTCATTAAGGTCAAGTTCCTTCCTCCCAACACCACTCCACTACTCCAGCCCATGGATCAGCAGGTCATTTCGAACTTTAAAAAGCTTTACACCAAAGCTCTATTTCAGCAATGCTTCGAGGTGACTGAAGGAACAAACCTTACCCTCCGAGAGTTTTGGAAAAATCATTTCCACATAGTGAACTGCCTCAAGATCATCGATAAAGCCTGGGATGGGGTCACCAAGAGAACCCTCAATTCTGCTTGGAGAAAACTGTGGTCTGATTGTGTTCTTGGACATGGCTTTGAGGGGTTTGCTCATGAACAGGAGCCACCAGTTGTCAATGAGATTGTGTCTTTGGGGAAGACCTTGGGGCTGGAGGTGAATGAGGAAGATATTCAAGAGCTGGTGGAGGAGCATGGCCAGGAGCTGACCACCGACGAACTGATGGATCTGCGTCGCGAGCAACAGCAAGAGGTTATGGAGGAGATCTCGTCTGAGGAG cAGCCACGACAGATTGACAgattttcaaag GGCCTCCTGAAAGACAAGGTACCATCTGAAGACAAGGTAGCAGAGCCAGATCCGAATGTTGTAACACCGACACTACAGACGAATGCAG GTGAGCTGTATGGTACAGCAGTGGTTCCCGCGGAGACGAAGCCCATGGGTGGCTTGTTGTCGTCACAGAAGGAGGCGGAGAAAGAAGGAGTgaaggaggatgaggaaggggGCAAATCTGGAGCCTCCGCCACAGCATCGGGTAAAGGTCTGACAG GCCATGCAGCCAAGACTCTTCCTCCCTCCTCTTCGTCACCCTCGCTGTCCTCGTCACCCGGCAGAGCAAAGATGAGCCTCTCTGGTCCGGCCAGTAAATCTGTCGCAACCCCGTTCCCGTCGTCGTCCCCTGGCTCCTTGGTCACGTGTGTGGCCCCCCAGCCCAAAATCCACCGGGCGCGTAAAacaatgaacagaccgcccccGACGCAG GGGAGGTGTTTGGAGTCGCCCTTCGCGCCGGCTAAGCCAGTGGACCCTAACTCCAGTGCCGCCCCGGAGGCTGATGCAG CAGTGAAGAAACGCAAAGTGGGCCCCAATTCGGACTCCCAGGCGCTGCCCACCAAGCGGACAGAAAACGGTGCTGAGGCAGCAGTAGAG GTGGTGGACACTCCCCCTGCACCGGCAAAGGCCGGGCCGGTGACAGAGCAGcaagctgattggctggtgcCCTGGGATGGGGATGGCATTATGTACAACTACCAAGACACCGAGGGGGGGGACTCTGACAGCAAG TCTGGGGATGGAACAATCGAGGCCCGTTTGAGCGAAGGTGATGTGGAGTCTGGAAACTTGTCTGATCGT AGCTCGGGGTCCGAGAGGCAAACAGGGAAGTGGAAAGAAGGTGGCAAGTCTCCGTGGACCAGGCCAGGGCGAAGGAAAAGGAAAGAGAGACTGAGGGAGGAAGAGACTGAGATGGAGATGGAGGAAG TAGTGTCCATAGCAGCCTCTGCTCCAGctgcagcgccacctgctggaatCTCCAGTGAATACACGGAGGTTCCCCTGGGCTCCCTCGACATCTCCGCTGCCGACAGCCTGACTCTCTCTCCCCACCAAG AGGACAGCGAGGCCGGGGACACGGAGCGCCTGGAAGAGCTGCCCTTGTGCAGCTGCAGGATGGAGGCTCCCCGTGTGGATGGCCTGAGTGGCCGGGGGGGGCGGCTCTGCATGGCCACGGAGAGCATAAACGGGGAG CTGGTGGGCTGTACCAACACCATCGTGAAGGGGGAGACGATGCGGCCCTCCAGCAGGGTCTCCCTCATGGTGCTGTGCGAGAATCACCGATCCCACATGGTGCAGCACCACTGCTGCCCGGGCTGCGGCTACTTCTGCATCACG GGCACCTTCTTGGAATGCTGTCCCGACCTACGCATCACTCACCGCTTCCACCGCGGCTGCGTgtctgtcctgggggggggcagagatcGGGGCTTCGGCCTGGGCGCCATGCTCTTCTGCCCCCACTGCGGCGAGGACGCCTCCGAGGCCCGCGAGGTCaccataccccccccctccccggcgaGCGCGTCCTCGGCAGCCGTCGTCACGGCGTCCGCCTCCACCACCAcgccctccctgcccctccCGCTCCCGTCGTCTCTGCCCCTCGGCGTGACGGCCGGGGTGTTCGGCAGTGGGCGGAGACCCGAGGCCCCGAGCAG TGCACGGATGCGTGGCCGAGGGGAAGTGAGGCGGGGCCCCGAGCAGCAGCAGTCAGGTGCGGGGGGGAGTGTAGACGTAGCCCTGCCGGGGGACAGCGGAGTGGACAGCGTGGGGCCCTCTCTCTGTTTGCCGAATGGAAAGCCCATATGCCCCAGCGCACTTTCTGTAGgtgccagcagggcggcgctgcAGAAGGCTATACTGAACCAGGACACAGAGAG gagGAAGAAGCTGAGGTTTCACCCTCGTCAGCTCTACCCAGCGACCAAACAGGGTGAAGTACAAAGAGTGCTGCTCATGCTCA TGGAGGGTATCGACCCAGCCTATCAGTCGGACTCTCAGAACCGCCGCTGCGCCCTGCACGCCGCCGCCCAGAGGGGCTTCCTGGAGATCTGCTACCTGCTTATACAG GCAGGTGCCAAAGTGGACACCCCGGACAAATCGCTGAGGACGCCCCTGCTGGAAGCCATCATTAACAACCACGTGGAGGTGGTGCGTTACCTGATCCAGAGCGGGGCCTGCGTCTATCACACG GAGGACGATGGCTCTACTGGGCTGCACCACGCAGCCAAACTGGGCAACCTGGACATTGTAAATCTCCTCCTAGGAACAGGACAAGTTGACATCAACGCACAGGTGGGGGCGAGGGGCAGAGGGTCGCGCTTGGGCTCTTGGCAGGGCGACCCCGGCCAACAA GACAGTGGAGGTTGGACCCCCATCATCTGGGCCGCGGAGCACCGACACATCGCCGTCATCCGGGCGCTGCTGAATCGGGGCGCGGACGTCACCCTCAATGACAAA GAGATGAACGTGTGTCTGCACTGGGCTTCCTTTGCTGGCAGTGTGGAGATCGCCGAGCTGTTGCTGAATGCTGGCTGCCCCCTATCCTCCGTCAACGTACACGGGGACACCCCGCTGCACATAGCATCCCGCGAGGGCTACCTGGACTGCGTCAC GCTGTTCCTCTCACGGGGGGCGGAAATCGACATTAAAAATCGGGAGGGGGACACCCCCCTCTCTTTGGCACGATGTGATTCGCCAGTCTGGGTGTCGCTCCAGATCAACAGGAAGCTGCGGAAGGGGATAGCCAATCGCATTTTGCGCACAGAAAAGATCATATGCAG CGACGTTGCCCAGGGATACGAGAACGTGCCCATACCCTGCGTGAATGGGGTGGATGAGGAAGGATGTCCCTCTGACTACAAGTACATCTCTGAGAACTGCGAGACCTCTGCCATGAACATAGACCGCAATATCACACACTTACAG cATTGCAGTTGCACAGATGACTGCTCCTCCAGTAACTGCCTGTGTGGACAGCTCAGTATCCGCTGCTGGTACGACAAG GACCGACGGCTTCTCCAAGAGTTCAATAAGATCGAACCTCCGCTCATCTTTGAGTGCAACCTGGCCTGCTCCTGCTATCGCACGTGCAAGAACAGGGTGGTCCAAGCAGGCATCAA GGTGCGTCTTCAGCTGTACCGCACCGAGAAGATGGGCTGGGGTGTGAGAGCCCTACAGGACATCCCTCAGGGAAGCTTCATCTGCGA ATATGTAGGAGAATTGATTTCTGATGCGGAGGCTGATGTAAGAGAAGATGACTCTTATCTTTTTGACCTGGACAACAAG GACGGGGAGGTGTATTGCATCGATGCGCGCTATTATGGCAACATCAGCCGCTTCATTAACCACCTGTGTGATCCCAACATAATCCCGGTGCGCGTATTCATGCTGCACCAAGACCTGCGGTTTCCGCGCATTGCCTTCTTCAGCTCCCGTGACATTCTGACGGGACAGGAGTTGGG GTTTGACTACGGAGATCGTTTCTGGGACATCAAGAGCAAGTACTTCACCTGCCAGTGCGGCTCAGAGAAATGTAAACATTCAGCTGAGGCCATCGCCCTGGAGCAGAGCAGGCTGGCGCGCCTGGAGGCCTGCCCCGAAGTCGGCCCTGACCCGGGTCTTGCTCTCCTGAGCAGTTCCTAG